A portion of the Amyelois transitella isolate CPQ chromosome 2, ilAmyTran1.1, whole genome shotgun sequence genome contains these proteins:
- the LOC106143152 gene encoding cyclin-Y-like protein 1 — protein MGNQNSCCCYRSPSPIRKDIVKLEDYLPEGEVSSNNIQHISEREPDDGDIDPSQDPIAGTIFMERSKASIENGITRKRSQHQIAENKLKKSSSCSTIYLDDSTVSQPNLKNTVKCVALAIYYHIKNRTSERRLDIFDERLHPLSKDGVSDDYDKYNPEHKQIYKFVRTLFNAAQLTAECAIITLVYLERLLICAELDIAPSNWKRIVLGAILLASKVWDDQAVWNVDYCQILKDITVEDMNELERQFLEMLQFNINVPSSVYAKYYFDLRTLAEANDLAFPSEPLSKERAQKLEAMSRVMEDKINAEVLKNGFKKWSSLDNVNSGAGVRRSVAILS, from the coding sequence ATGGGTAACCAAAACAGTTGCTGTTGTTATCGAAGCCCATCCCCCATCAGAAAAGATATCGTCAAGCTAGAAGATTACCTTCCTGAGGGTGAAGTGAGCTCAAATAACATTCAGCACATCAGTGAAAGAGAACCTGATGATGGAGACATCGATCCATCGCAAGATCCTATCGCAGGAACTATATTTATGGAACGATCAAAAGCATCCATTGAAAATGGTATTACCAGAAAACGTAGTCAACATCAAATAGCTGAGAATAAGCTAAAGAAAAGCAGTTCTTGTTCCACAATCTATTTAGATGATAGCACTGTATCTCAACCAAACCTGAAAAACACAGTCAAATGTGTGGCACTGGCCATTTACtaccatataaaaaatagaacatCAGAAAGGAGGTTAGATATTTTTGATGAACGGTTACATCCTTTGAGCAAAGATGGAGTGAGTGATGATTATGATAAGTATAACCCTGAGCATAAGCAGATTTACAAATTTGTAAGAACTTTGTTTAATGCTGCTCAATTAACTGCAGAGTGTGCTATCATTACATTGGTTTACCTAGAGAGATTATTAATTTGTGCAGAGCTTGACATAGCTCCCTCAAACTGGAAGAGAATAGTTTTGGGAGCAATCTTGTTGGCAAGCAAGGTGTGGGATGATCAGGCTGTTTGGAATGTAGACTACTGCCAAATTCTGAAGGATATAACAGTTGAGGATATGAATGAATTGGAGAGACAGTTCCTAGAGATGTTGCAGTTTAACATAAATGTCCCATCCAGTGTTTATGCCAAGTATTACTTTGATCTCCGAACCCTTGCTGAGGCCAATGACCTAGCATTCCCTAGTGAGCCACTTAGCAAAGAAAGAGCACAAAAGTTGGAGGCTATGTCTAGGGTAATGGAAGATAAGATCAATGCAGAAGTTCTTAAAAATGGTTTCAAAAAGTGGTCAAGTTTGGATAATGTCAACTCCGGAGCTGGTGTGCGAAGGAGTGTGGCCATATTGTCATAA
- the LOC106143153 gene encoding uncharacterized protein LOC106143153 isoform X1, with amino-acid sequence MFRNLILQVLRKPQNVCPPNVSNINRQISCGVCMRNPRQTRKPNSLTSPAISGKYQVITEENSTVIENTVDEVYLDDKYPLLSDEFDGINLERGISGVFDIEDLVDLLHRENSKNVFVATVPKEIHYVDYICIVSGRSKRHIQALAEFVKKVYKKKCYKSDGIPRIEGKNSDEWMALDLGNIALHIFSDKAREVYDLETLWSVGPEFDEKLNKNSDIVDVFENYSSYLKDLKPLQ; translated from the exons ATGTTTCGAAATTTAATACTACAAGTATTGAGGAAACCTCAAAATGTATGTCCTCCAAATGTTAGCAATATCAACAGGCAAATAAGCTGCGGAGTTTGCATGAGGAATCCAAGACAAACACGtaaaccaaacagcttaacgtctCCAGCTATATCTGGCAAGTACCAGGTGATAACTGAGGAAAACTCGACTGTAATAGAAAACACCGTCGATGAGGTCTACCTTGACGATAAATACCCTTTACTAAGCGACGAATTCGATGGCATTAATTTAGAAA GAGGAATATCAGGTGTATTTGACATAGAAGACCTTGTTGATTTGCTTCACAGAGAAAATTCGAAAAATGTCTTTGTAGCAACTGTGCCAAAGGAAATCCATTATGTAGACTACATTTGTATTGTTAGTGGGCGCAGCAAGAGGCACATCCAAGCTTTAGCAGAATTTGTGAAAAAGGTTTAcaagaaaaaatgttataaatctGATGGAATACCAAGGATAGAAGGAAAAAATTCAGATGAATGGATGGCATTAGATTTAG GTAATATTGCACTGCACATTTTCTCTGACAAAGCCAGGGAAGTGTATGATTTGGAGACCCTTTGGTCTGTTGGGCCagaatttgatgaaaaattaaacaagaaCAGTGATATAGTAGATGTGTTTGAAAATTATAGCTCCTacttaaaagatttaaaaccTCTGCAGTGA
- the LOC106143153 gene encoding mitochondrial assembly of ribosomal large subunit protein 1 isoform X2 — MRNPRQTRKPNSLTSPAISGKYQVITEENSTVIENTVDEVYLDDKYPLLSDEFDGINLERGISGVFDIEDLVDLLHRENSKNVFVATVPKEIHYVDYICIVSGRSKRHIQALAEFVKKVYKKKCYKSDGIPRIEGKNSDEWMALDLGNIALHIFSDKAREVYDLETLWSVGPEFDEKLNKNSDIVDVFENYSSYLKDLKPLQ; from the exons ATGAGGAATCCAAGACAAACACGtaaaccaaacagcttaacgtctCCAGCTATATCTGGCAAGTACCAGGTGATAACTGAGGAAAACTCGACTGTAATAGAAAACACCGTCGATGAGGTCTACCTTGACGATAAATACCCTTTACTAAGCGACGAATTCGATGGCATTAATTTAGAAA GAGGAATATCAGGTGTATTTGACATAGAAGACCTTGTTGATTTGCTTCACAGAGAAAATTCGAAAAATGTCTTTGTAGCAACTGTGCCAAAGGAAATCCATTATGTAGACTACATTTGTATTGTTAGTGGGCGCAGCAAGAGGCACATCCAAGCTTTAGCAGAATTTGTGAAAAAGGTTTAcaagaaaaaatgttataaatctGATGGAATACCAAGGATAGAAGGAAAAAATTCAGATGAATGGATGGCATTAGATTTAG GTAATATTGCACTGCACATTTTCTCTGACAAAGCCAGGGAAGTGTATGATTTGGAGACCCTTTGGTCTGTTGGGCCagaatttgatgaaaaattaaacaagaaCAGTGATATAGTAGATGTGTTTGAAAATTATAGCTCCTacttaaaagatttaaaaccTCTGCAGTGA
- the LOC106143151 gene encoding uncharacterized protein LOC106143151, whose amino-acid sequence MVTCELDNDVSGEVLGWKLPAWQALLLHRVLPSCGGLVIYITLICFDLALINEHFANGHNVVGSFCIILMVLPAVISLVFTLASPPPGLQTEMSAYSVNLQKKDVKWVLLQICNCLFFPVAAVGRYCYLIFWWIEAVFASRADDDQRAQEAVNYARKPSPVELYLFLQSFVHAAPHALVNILDIMARYQNPVFGKAVLQSISIIASSLRMASTATIYRRFEREKLNGRRYPWSNPREEIDNANNENLETAIDGIDEDRQQNEEPIYETIDNFVSASSHRTSYRKSRQTSDLMQFSPTPRTINESTFYYDYDDVSTESNSSGYIPPFESMRSSPEVNSDEEYVRPISIIDRVAPRRRDTQYTIQEVYIPPPPQIPAPRPGSFAVWAEKMVENAESIPMWLSAPPRRKYCDEVVQDEPDIPVRVPRAYMRGLEPQDLTAALVHFLAWYSFFVSRLLSIAVFINLSIIASTIVLFSHYQVMLLFLIVPQASTVKRSFYLFLAFVYLFCLMEFKIRFRHVRVWHVFWIIVVTIETIVFTGLWFGVNNNLHFWWRQYVVYVIIMSMLLSYMCFVAYFVLLKPKETIVYLKNRNKM is encoded by the exons ATGGTAACGTGTGAATTGGATAATGATGTGTCAGGAGAAGTCTTAGGGTGGAAGTTACCAGCATGGCAAGCCCTCCTCCTGCACAGGGTGCTGCCCTCTTGCGGGGGTCTGGTCATATACATCACCCTGATATGTTTTGATTTGGCACTAATAAATGAACATTTTGCGAACGGACACAATGT AGTTGGGAGTTTTTGCATAATTCTGATGGTGTTGCCAGCCGTGATCAGCTTGGTGTTTACCCTGGCGTCTCCGCCCCCTGGCTTACAGACCGAAATGTCTGCGTATTCAGTGAATCTACAGAAAAAAGACGTGAAATGGGTGTTACTACAAATTTGCAACTGCCTCTTTTTCCCTGTGGCTGCTGTAGGCAG ATATTGCTACCTCATATTTTGGTGGATAGAAGCCGTGTTTGCGTCACGTGCTGACGATGACCAGCGCGCTCAAGAGGCTGTAAACTACGCCCGGAAGCCTTCTCCAGTGGAGCTGTACCTGTTTCTGCAGTCCTTTGTACATGCAGCCCCTCACGCATTGGTCAATATCCTGGATATCATGGCCCGGTATCAAAATCCTGTTTTTGGAAAAG CTGTTCTCCAATCAATCAGCATTATAGCGTCTTCATTGCGAATGGCAAGCACAGCGACCATCTACAGGAGATTTGAAAGAGAGAAGTTGAACGGCCGCAGGTACCCATGGAGCAACCCTAGAGAGGAAATAGACAACGCAAATAATGAAAACCTCGAAACTGCCATCGATGGTATCGACGAAGACAGGCAACAAAACGAGGAACCTATTTACGAAACCAtagataattttgtttctgCATCGTCACATAGAACAAGTTATAGGAAATCTCGACAAACTAGTGATCTAATGCAGTTCTCGCCAACCCCAAGAACGATTAACGaatcaacattttattatgactACGATGACGTCTCAACGGAATCGAATAGTTCCGGGTATATTCCCCCATTTGAGTCCATGAGATCATCTCCTGAAGTAAACAGCGATGAAGAGTACGTCAGACCAATATCGATTATAGATCGGGTAGCGCCGCGGAGGCGAGATACCCAGTATACTATACAGGAAGTATACATCCCGCCCCCACCTCAAATACCAGCGCCAAGACCGGGTTCTTTCGCCGTATGGGCAGAAAAAATGGTGGAGAATGCAGAGTCAATTCCTATGTGGCTTTCTGCTCCGCCAAGAAGGAAGTACTGTGACGAAGTGGTTCAAGATGAGCCCGACATTCCGGTTCGTGTTCCTCGAGCGTACATGCGGGGCTTGGAGCCACAAGATTTAACTGCTGCACTAGTACATTTCCTAGCATGGTACTCCTTTTTCGTCTCACGACTTCTCTCGATTGCtgtgtttataaacttatcaaTTATAGCATCAACTATagttcttttttcacattatcaAGTGATGCTATTGTTTCTGATTGTACCTCAAGCGAGTACCGTTAAGagatctttttatttatttctcgcATTTGTGTATCTGTTCTGCCTTATGGAGTTTAAAATTCGCTTTCGGCATGTTCGTGTTTGGCATGTCTTTTGGATCATAGTGGTCACGATTGAGACAATAGTGTTTACGGGTCTATGGTTTGGAGTAAACAATAATTTGCACTTTTGGTGGCGACAGTACGTAGTGTATGTGATTATTATGAGCATGTTATTGAGCTATATGTGTTTTGTAGCGTATTTTGTGCTTCTAAAACCTAAAGAAACTatcgtttatttaaaaaatagaaataaaatgtaa
- the LOC106142992 gene encoding uncharacterized protein LOC106142992, with the protein MRRKSERTASKKAKPSPEKKIEKVKRTRSRRSRKQSTSSDNESAEETVTEVLETVSEEDKKLPQTPKKADSPDESQDQVWQVKTAESSGENTGEIQKLKICLTRPPSTPERVDRSPRSKRKHSRATSSSDTPSVEGAEDRKKKHRSKRTTRESKDEDDKKHDSQEEPDTDIEKTTNIDNEITQSGDNASKTEELPMSTTNDDSKSHEDKAEDVERKDSSVEEIKENNQTKSSDADTTVVSPRDESVTVSQTSDSVAEPAQDEIAVVSSKDETNQADVKILTCTSPNKESPKRQRSESIDKSEVLEIHVEEDTKIESDNDTSKKESEVKASDSKVSKLEGKIVNVSNETGTINKTDVVENSHKSGEKVNENDPDQNSSVEKQKEYNHSESTQSNQEESHNGPSAPIVISRKRRWGSRPAKVTSQKSITISTDILKEIIPDVKPVEFEEVIEEKEKKHKRVEVDKVQRPILPKIVIDNTENVEQLRREKDLEDNEKESGKSRESHLAANRKISIVKDSDSIITRPPSPPRQKQSCILFISNLVRPFTLPQLKNLLQRTGRIEENGFWIDRIKSKCFVKYVSEDQAVETRHALHGVTWPVSNPKTLQVDFSTQEAFDKAKLNEESDNAQVSTIPGTVEDWLREQDLKRERGELEKPWERKAAMREWDLGKGDKEREKDKIRRDDERRPLEKRRHRTPERSPEPARKFKKKEDEAPAKLLDDLFRKTKTTPCIYWLPLSAETIAIKEEQRRQHMAEHERRLQELRRTHRRHYGALDLAAVRWSSKMVRSVLLVLSVALAAASAQNPFTLEEFVGGVFAQSGFNGVWISDTEFTYTIPGETGIYIFDVEQLNSTVLVSGELMAQLNTSNPILSADRQYILAPSEVQSVYRYSTTGRYSLYGIQNDTTTLIADHQRLQLCIFGGGHSLAYVLNNNVYYLPENYLQPIQLTYDGVEGVIYNGHTDWVYEEDVMYTGQATWFSTGGTYLAFASFNDTLVESYSYYYYVDKTDPDDPYPELFDLKYPKVGRTNPTVTLRLVNLNSLVQDNNTSFVTMQPPDIVTEDHILGGVRWISDEEIAIHWLNRRQNYTVLQICNVTNMNCEEEHRDQPNGWVPIALPQFSSDGSFYVSTRWSLPQADDRIWQHLYLTVRINGQMESSSITPGASTVNNYVGMNENGPYFFYTRTLPGQQWRSQVQMAGPNDVCISCDIVMPEGGQCTWATATASRGGRFLSITCSSNTEPSATFLVEPLSQTVLYTWNNNTLVRERLQDKIRPISEIFTVPLENGIEAPVRLHFPPGIDLNDNSTTYPMVYYVYSGPNTNTVFDTFTVGYHSYLATSRNVIYMLADGRGSGLNGQEMLYSLNNALGTVEVEDHLVILRQVLDRYPVIDRSRVGIWGHSYGGYATLLTLIKDQDHLFRCGIASALVTSWLYYNTMYTERYMGLPTEEDNLRGYEAGDVTLLAEDLRGHDFFVLHGNADDNVHYQNAAKLYTELQRLNIPFEQMSYPDEAHGLAGVPMHRYNAMNRYWEKCLDIDSEIR; encoded by the exons ATGCGTCGTAAAAGTGAGCGTACCGCAAGCAAGAAAGCGAAACCATCCcctgaaaagaaaatagaaaaagtaaaacgCACGAGATCACGCCGAAGTCGTAAACAATCTACATCTTCTGACAATGAATCAGCTGAAGAGACCGTTACTGAAGTGCTAGAAACCGTTTCCGAAGAAGATAAGAAACTACCGCAGACGCCAAAGAAGGCCGACAGTCCTGATGAGTCGCAGGACCAAGTATGGCAAGTGAAAACGGCTGAGAGCTCTGGTGAAAACACTGGAGAGATTCAAAAGctgaaaatatgtttgacGCGTCCTCCTTCGACTCCAGAACGGGTCGATAGGTCACCGCGCAGTAAACGAAAACATTCCCGCGCTACCAGTTCCAGTGATACACCCAGTGTTGAAGGAGCAGAAGACCGAAAAAAGAAGCACCGCTCTAAGCGTACCACTCGAGAGTCAAAGGATGAAGATGATAAAAAGCATGATAGCCAAGAAGAACCTGACACAGATATTGAAAAAACTACAAATATTGACAATGAAATCACTCAAAGCGGCGACAACGCATCTAAAACAGAAGAATTACCGATGTCTACAACAAATGACGATAGTAAATCACATGAAGATAAAGCAGAAGATGTAGAGAGAAAAGATTCATCTGTGGAAGAAATCAAAGAGAATAACCAAACTAAGTCATCTGATGCTGATACAACTGTTGTTTCTCCAAGAGATGAATCAGTAACAGTTTCACAGACCAGTGACTCAGTGGCTGAGCCAGCTCAGGATGAAATAGCAGTTGTTTCATCAAAGGATGAAACCAACCAGGCTGATGTGAAAATATTGACTTGCACAAGTCCCAATAAGGAGAGTCCAAAACGACAGAGGAGTGAATCTATAGATAAATCAGAAGTGCTAGAAATACATGTGGAAGAAGATACCAAGATAGAATCTGACAACGACACCAGTAAGAAGGAATCTGAAGTGAAGGCATCGGACAGTAAGGTAAGTAAACTTGAAGGGAAGATAGTCAATGTCTCAAATGAAACAGGGACTATTAATAAAACTGATGTTGTAGAGAACTCACATAAATCAGGAGAAAAGGTAAATGAAAATGATCCAGACCAAAACAGTAGTGTAGAAAAGCAGAAAGAGTACAACCATTCAGAATCTACACAATCCAACCAAGAGGAGTCTCATAATGGACCATCTGCACCTATCGTTATAAGTCGAAAGCGAAGATGGGGATCTCGCCCTGCAAAAGTAACAAGCCAAAAATCCATAACAATTTCTactgatattttaaaagaaatcatTCCAGATGTAAAGCCAGTAGAATTTGAGGAAGTAATTGAAGAGAAGGAGAAAAAACACAAAAGAGTTGAAGTTGATAAAGTGCAAAGGCCTATTTTGCCTAAAATAGTGATAGATAATACAGAAAATGTTGAACAACTCAGAAGGGAGAAAGATTTAGAAGACAATGAGAAGGAAAGTGGGAAATCAAGAGAGTCCCATTTAGCTGCAAACAGGAAGATATCTATAGTTAAGGACAGCGACAGCATTATAACGAGGCCACCAAGCCCACCCAGGCAAAAGCAGTCATGTATCCTGTTTATCAGTAATTTGGTGAGGCCCTTTACACTGCCTCAGTTGAAGAATCTGTTACAGAGAACTGGCAGGATTGAAGAGAATGGATTCTGGATAGATAGGATTAAGTCAAAATGTTTCGTCAAATATGTTTCAGAAGA TCAAGCTGTGGAAACCAGACATGCACTACATGGTGTTACCTGGCCTGTTTCAAATCCTAAAACATTGCAAGTGGACTTCTCAACTCAAGAGGCATTTGACAAAGCTAAGTTGAATGAAGAGTCTGACAATGCTCAGGTGTCTACAATACCCGGGACTGTGGAGGACTGGCTTCGGGAGCAGGACTTGAAGCGTGAACGAGGGGAATTG GAGaagccatgggaaagaaaggCAGCAATGCGAGAGTGGGATCTCGGCAAGGGGGACAAGGAAAGGGagaaagataaaataagaCGAGATGATGAGCGTAGGCCACTGGAGAAGAGACGCCACAGAACTCCGGAAAGAAGCCCAGAACCAG CACGTAAATtcaagaagaaagaagatgaAGCCCCTGCAAAATTGCTTGATGACTTATTCAGAAAGACTAAAACCACTCCTTGCATATATTGGTTGCCTCTTTCAGCTGAAACG ATAGCAATAAAAGAGGAGCAGCGTCGCCAGCACATGGCCGAGCACGAGCGGCGCCTGCAGGAGCTGCGCCGCACGCATCGCCGCCACTA TGGAGCACTGGATCTGGCCGCCGTACGGTGGTCTTCCAAAATG GTACGAAGTGTGTTGTTGGTGTTGAGCGTGGCGCTGGCCGCTGCGTCGGCGCAGAATCCGTTCACATTGGAGGAATTTGTTGGTGGCGTGTTTGCACAGTCAGGTTTCAATGGCGTTTGGATTTCTG ATACTGAGTTCACTTATACGATCCCAGGAGAAACAGGAATATACATTTTTGATGTGGAACAATTGAACAGCACCGTACTCGTTTCTGGGGAATTAATG GCCCAGTTAAACACCAGCAACCCCATCCTATCTGCAGACAGGCAATACATATTGGCTCCTAGTGAAGTGCAGTCT gTTTATCGCTATTCCACAACGGGTCGATATTCTCTATACGGGATTCAAAATGA cACCACGACTCTGATAGCGGACCACCAGCGCTTGCAGCTATGTATCTTCGGCGGAGGCCATTCACTTGCATACGTACtaaacaataatgtttattatttacccGAGAACTATTTGCAACCAATACAGCTGACGTACGATGGGGTTGAAGGCGTCATATATAATGGACATACCGACTGGGTCTATGAAG aggACGTGATGTACACCGGCCAAGCCACGTGGTTTTCCACCGGAGGCACCTACCTGGCGTTCGCCAGTTTCAACGACACGCTAGTGGAGAGTTACTCCTACTACTATTACGTGGACAAGACCGACCCTGATGACCCTTACCCAGAGCTTTTTGACCTTAAATATCCGAAG GTCGGCCGTACAAACCCGACAGTGACACTCCGATTGGTGAACCTGAACTCATTGGTGCAAGACAACAACACCTCGTTTGTGACCATGCAGCCACCAGACATCGTCACCGAAGACCACATTCTAGGCGGCGTTAGATGGATAAGCGACGAAGAGATTGCCATACACTGGCTTAACAGGAGACAGAACTATACTGTGCTGCAGATTTGTAATGTCACTAATATGAATTGCGAG GAAGAGCACCGCGACCAACCCAATGGTTGGGTGCCCATCGCATTGCCCCAGTTCAGCAGCGACGGCTCCTTCTACGTCTCCACCAGGTGGTCTCTGCCCCAGGCCGATGATAGGATCTGGCAGCATTTGTATTTGACTGTGCGGATCAACGGCCAAATGGAATCTAGCTCCATTACACCTGGCGCGTCTACTGTCAATAATTATGTCGGGATGAACGAAAATGGACCTTATTT CTTTTACACGCGTACCCTGCCTGGGCAGCAATGGCGTTCCCAGGTCCAAATGGCGGGCCCCAACGACGTGTGCATCAGTTGTGATATAGTAATGCCTGAGGGGGGACAGTGTACCTGGGCCACGGCTACAGCCAGTCGCGGCGGAAGGTTCCTATCCATTACGTGTTCGTCTAACACCGAGCCATCTGCTACCTTTCTTGTGGAGCCTTTG AGCCAAACAGTACTCTATACCTGGAACAACAACACCTTAGTTCGTGAGCGTCTTCAGGATAAGATCCGTCCAATCAGTGAAATATTCACCGTGCCTTTAGAGAACGGCATTGAAGCGCCTGTCAGACTGCACTTCCCGCCTGGAATCGATCTTAATGATAACTCGACTACGTATCCTATGGTGTATTACGTGTATTCCGGCCCTAATACTAACACGGTGTTCGATACCTTTACTGTTG GCTACCACTCGTACTTGGCCACGAGTCGCAATGTGATCTACATGCTGGCCGACGGCAGGGGCTCCGGTCTCAACGGACAAGAGATGCTCTACTCATTGAACAACGCCCTGGGCACAGTGGAGGTTGAAGATCACTTGGTCATACTAAG GCAAGTTTTGGACCGTTACCCAGTGATAGACCGATCACGGGTCGGCATCTGGGGACACAGCTACGGCGGGTACGCGACCTTGCTCACTCTCATCAAGGACCAAGATCACCTGTTCCGATGCGGCATTGCAAGCGCGCTGGTCACCTCCTGGCTATACTACA ACACAATGTACACCGAACGTTACATGGGCCTTCCCACGGAGGAAGACAACCTGCGGGGCTACGAGGCCGGTGACGTCACACTCCTGGCCGAAGACCTGAGGGGTCACGACTTCTTCGTGCTGCACGGGAACGCGGACGACAACGTGCACTATCAGAATGCCGCGAAGTTGTACACGGAGCTGCAGCGTCTGAATATACCGTTCGAGCAAATG